In Eriocheir sinensis breed Jianghai 21 chromosome 3, ASM2467909v1, whole genome shotgun sequence, a genomic segment contains:
- the LOC127003553 gene encoding titin-like isoform X7, producing MRPMRVVRKVVPVMRPMRVVRKVVPVMRPMRVVRKVVPAVRPMKVVRKVVPVMRPMKVVRKVVPVMRPMRVVRKVVPAVRPMKVVRKVVPVMRPMRVVRKVVPAVRPMKVVRKVVPVMRPMKVVRKGVPSVRQGKVFVVHRVVEYVTPSVVTKRFPVVTQKKVLAKVPPTVTEGNIPVVTEKKVTENLIPSVTEGKVPVVTTEKVAEQAAPSATEEIVSVPKEQENVPVMTEKEVENLIPSVTEGKVPVVPQQEIVDKVAPSATEEIVSVPKMQENVPVVTEEKAENLIPSVTEGKVPVATTEKVAEQAAPSATEEIVSVPKMQENVSVVTEEKAENLIPSVTEGKVPVATTEKVAEQAAPSATEEIVSVPKMQENVPVVTEEKAENLIPSVTEGKVPVATTEKVAEQAAPSATEEIVSVPKMQENVPVVTEEKAENLIPSVTEGKVPVATTEKVAEQAAPSATEEIVSVPKMQENVPVVTEEKAENLIPSVTEGKVPVATTEKVAEQAAPSATEEIVSVPKMQENVPVVTEEKAENLIPSVTEGKVPVATTEKVAEQAAPSATEEIVSVPKMQENVPVVTEEKAENLIPSVTEGKVPVVPQQEIVDKVAPSATEEKVPVVVKEKVIEQAAPQERVIEKVPPAATEEKVPVAVKEKVSEQAAPSGTEEIVTVPKEQEQVPVVTEEKVVE from the exons aTGAGGCCAATGagggtcgttagaaag gtagtccctgttATGAGGCCAATGagggtcgttagaaaggtagtccctgttATGAGGCCAATGagggtcgttagaaaggtagtccctgctgtgaggccaatgaaggtcgttagaaaggtagtccctgttatgaggccaatgaaggtcgttagaaaggtagtccctgttATGAGGCCAATGagggtcgttagaaaggtagtccctgctgtgaggccaatgaaggtcgttagaaaggtagtccctgttATGAGGCCAATGagggtcgttagaaaggtagtccctgctgtgaggccaatgaaggtcgttagaaaggtagtccctgttatgaggccaatgaaggtcgttagaaaggGTGTGCCCTCGGTGAGACAAGGAAAAGTCTTCGTTGTGCATCGAGTTGTTGAATACGTCACCCCTTCGGTGGTAACAAAAAGATTCCCCGTTGTGACACAGAAGAAGGTTCTTGCAAAGGTTCCCCCTACGGTGACAGAAGGAAACATCCCCGTTGTTACAGAAAAGAAAGTTACTGAGAATCTTATCCCCtctgtgacagaaggaaaagtgcCGGTTGTGACAACTGAGAAGGTTGctgagcaggctgccccttcggcaACAGAAGAGATCGTCAGTGTCCCCAAGGAGCAAGAAAATGTCCCTGTCATGACAGAAAAAGAGGTTGAGAATCTTATCCCCtctgtgacagaaggaaaagtaccggtagtccctcaacaggagaTTGTTGACAAGGTTGCCCCTTCGGCGACAGAAGAGATCGTCAGTGTCCCCAAGATGCAAGAAAATGTCCCTGTCGTAAcagaagaaaaggctgagaatcttatcccctctgtgacagaaggaaaagttccgGTTGCGACAACAGAGAAGGTTGctgagcaggctgccccttcggcaACAGAAGAGATCGTCAGTGTCCCCAAGATGCAAGAAAATGTCTCTGTCGTAAcagaagaaaaggctgagaatcttatcccctctgtgacagaaggaaaagttccgGTTGCGACAACAGAGAAGGTTGctgagcaggctgccccttcggcaACAGAAGAGATCGTCAGTGTCCCCAAGATGCAAGAAAATGTCCCTGTCGTAAcagaagaaaaggctgagaatcttatcccctctgtgacagaaggaaaagttccgGTTGCGACAACAGAGAAGGTTGctgagcaggctgccccttcggcgACAGAAGAGATCGTCAGTGTCCCCAAGATGCAAGAAAATGTCCCTGTCGTAAcagaagaaaaggctgagaatcttatcccctctgtgacagaaggaaaagttccgGTTGCGACAACAGAGAAG GTTGctgagcaggctgccccttcggcaACAGAAGAGATCGTCAGTGTCCCCAAGATGCAAGAAAATGTCCCTGTCGTAAcagaagaaaaggctgagaatcttatcccctctgtgacagaaggaaaagttccgGTTGCGACAACAGAGAAGGTTGctgagcaggctgccccttcggcaACAGAAGAGATCGTCAGTGTCCCCAAGATGCAAGAAAATGTCCCTGTCGTAAcagaagaaaaggctgagaatcttatcccctctgtgacagaaggaaaagttccgGTTGCGACAACAGAGAAGGTTGctgagcaggctgccccttcggcaACAGAAGAGATCGTCAGTGTCCCCAAGATGCAAGAAAATGTCCCTGTCGTAAcagaagaaaaggctgagaatcttatcccctctgtgacagaaggaaaagtgccggtagtccctcaacaggagaTTGTTGACAAGGTTGCCCCTTcggcgacagaagaaaaagttcctgttgtggtAAAAGAGAAAGtcattgaacaggctgccccacaagaaagggttattgaaaaggTTCCCCCTGcggcgacagaagaaaaagttcctgtcgCGGTCAAAGAGAAAGTTAGTGAACAGGCAGCCCCTTCGGggacagaagagattgtcactgttcccaaagagcaagaacaagtccctgttgtaacagaggaaaaggtcgTTGAATAG
- the LOC127003553 gene encoding titin-like isoform X2: MRPMRVVRKVVPVMRPMRVVRKVVPVMRPMRVVRKVVPVMRPMRVVRKVVPAVRPMKVVRKVVPVMRPMKVVRKVVPVMRPMRVVRKVVPAVRPMKVVRKVVPVMRPMRVVRKVVPAVRPMKVVRKVVPVMRPMKVVRKGVPSVRQGKVFVVHRVVEYVTPSVVTKRFPVVTQKKVLAKVPPTVTEGNIPVVTEKKVTENLIPSVTEGKVPVVTTEKVAEQAAPSATEEIVSVPKEQENVPVMTEKEVENLIPSVTEGKVPVVPQQEIVDKVAPSATEEIVSVPKMQENVPVVTEEKAENLIPSVTEGKVPVATTEKVAEQAAPSATEEIVSVPKMQENVSVVTEEKAENLIPSVTEGKVPVATTEKVAEQAAPSATEEIVSVPKMQENVPVVTEEKAENLIPSVTEGKVPVATTEKVAEQAAPSATEEIVSVPKMQENVPVVTEEKAENLIPSVTEGKVPVATTEKVAEQAAPSATEEIVSVPKMQENVPVVTEEKAENLIPSVTEGKVPVATTEKVAEQAAPSATEEIVSVPKMQENVPVVTEEKAENLIPSVTEGKVPVATTEKVAEQAAPSATEEIVSVPKMQENVPVVTEEKAENLIPSVTEGKVPVVPQQEIVDKVAPSATEEKVPVVVKEKVIEQAAPQERVIEKVPPAATEEKVPVAVKEKVSEQAAPSGTEEIVTVPKEQEQVPVVTEEKVVE, translated from the exons aTGAGGCCAATGagggtcgttagaaag gtagtccctgttATGAGGCCAATGagggtcgttagaaaggtagtccctgttATGAGGCCAATGagggtcgttagaaaggtagtccctgttATGAGGCCAATGagggtcgttagaaaggtagtccctgctgtgaggccaatgaaggtcgttagaaaggtagtccctgttatgaggccaatgaaggtcgttagaaaggtagtccctgttATGAGGCCAATGagggtcgttagaaaggtagtccctgctgtgaggccaatgaaggtcgttagaaaggtagtccctgttATGAGGCCAATGagggtcgttagaaaggtagtccctgctgtgaggccaatgaaggtcgttagaaaggtagtccctgttatgaggccaatgaaggtcgttagaaaggGTGTGCCCTCGGTGAGACAAGGAAAAGTCTTCGTTGTGCATCGAGTTGTTGAATACGTCACCCCTTCGGTGGTAACAAAAAGATTCCCCGTTGTGACACAGAAGAAGGTTCTTGCAAAGGTTCCCCCTACGGTGACAGAAGGAAACATCCCCGTTGTTACAGAAAAGAAAGTTACTGAGAATCTTATCCCCtctgtgacagaaggaaaagtgcCGGTTGTGACAACTGAGAAGGTTGctgagcaggctgccccttcggcaACAGAAGAGATCGTCAGTGTCCCCAAGGAGCAAGAAAATGTCCCTGTCATGACAGAAAAAGAGGTTGAGAATCTTATCCCCtctgtgacagaaggaaaagtaccggtagtccctcaacaggagaTTGTTGACAAGGTTGCCCCTTCGGCGACAGAAGAGATCGTCAGTGTCCCCAAGATGCAAGAAAATGTCCCTGTCGTAAcagaagaaaaggctgagaatcttatcccctctgtgacagaaggaaaagttccgGTTGCGACAACAGAGAAGGTTGctgagcaggctgccccttcggcaACAGAAGAGATCGTCAGTGTCCCCAAGATGCAAGAAAATGTCTCTGTCGTAAcagaagaaaaggctgagaatcttatcccctctgtgacagaaggaaaagttccgGTTGCGACAACAGAGAAGGTTGctgagcaggctgccccttcggcaACAGAAGAGATCGTCAGTGTCCCCAAGATGCAAGAAAATGTCCCTGTCGTAAcagaagaaaaggctgagaatcttatcccctctgtgacagaaggaaaagttccgGTTGCGACAACAGAGAAGGTTGctgagcaggctgccccttcggcgACAGAAGAGATCGTCAGTGTCCCCAAGATGCAAGAAAATGTCCCTGTCGTAAcagaagaaaaggctgagaatcttatcccctctgtgacagaaggaaaagttccgGTTGCGACAACAGAGAAG GTTGctgagcaggctgccccttcggcaACAGAAGAGATCGTCAGTGTCCCCAAGATGCAAGAAAATGTCCCTGTCGTAAcagaagaaaaggctgagaatcttatcccctctgtgacagaaggaaaagttccgGTTGCGACAACAGAGAAGGTTGctgagcaggctgccccttcggcaACAGAAGAGATCGTCAGTGTCCCCAAGATGCAAGAAAATGTCCCTGTCGTAAcagaagaaaaggctgagaatcttatcccctctgtgacagaaggaaaagttccgGTTGCGACAACAGAGAAGGTTGctgagcaggctgccccttcggcaACAGAAGAGATCGTCAGTGTCCCCAAGATGCAAGAAAATGTCCCTGTCGTAAcagaagaaaaggctgagaatcttatcccctctgtgacagaaggaaaagtgccggtagtccctcaacaggagaTTGTTGACAAGGTTGCCCCTTcggcgacagaagaaaaagttcctgttgtggtAAAAGAGAAAGtcattgaacaggctgccccacaagaaagggttattgaaaaggTTCCCCCTGcggcgacagaagaaaaagttcctgtcgCGGTCAAAGAGAAAGTTAGTGAACAGGCAGCCCCTTCGGggacagaagagattgtcactgttcccaaagagcaagaacaagtccctgttgtaacagaggaaaaggtcgTTGAATAG
- the LOC127003553 gene encoding titin-like isoform X47: MRPMRVVRKVVPAVRPMKVVRKVVPVMRPMRVVRKVVPVMRPMRVVRKVVPVMRPMRVVRKVVPAVRPMKVVRKVVPVMRPMKVVRKVVPVMRPMRVVRKVVPAVRPMKVVRKVVPVMRPMRVVRKVVPAVRPMKVVRKVVPVMRPMKVVRKGVPSVRQGKVFVVHRVVEYVTPSVVTKRFPVVTQKKVLAKVPPTVTEGNIPVVTEKKVTENLIPSVTEGKVPVVTTEKVAEQAAPSATEEIVSVPKEQENVPVMTEKEAENLIPSVTEGKVPVATTEKVAEQAAPSATEEIVSVPKMQENVPVVTEEKAENLIPSVTEGKVPVATTEKVAEQAAPSATEEIVSVPKMQENVPVVTEEKAENLIPSVTEGKVPVATTEKVAEQAAPSATEEIVSVPKMQENVPVVTEEKAENLIPSVTEGKVPVVPQQEIVDKVAPSATEEKVPVVVKEKVIEQAAPQERVIEKVPPAATEEKVPVAVKEKVSEQAAPSGTEEIVTVPKEQEQVPVVTEEKVVE, translated from the exons aTGAGGCCAATGagggtcgttagaaaggtagtccctgctgtgaggccaatgaaggtcgttagaaaggtagtccctgttATGAGGCCAATGagggtcgttagaaaggtagtccctgttATGAGGCCAATGagggtcgttagaaaggtagtccctgttATGAGGCCAATGagggtcgttagaaaggtagtccctgctgtgaggccaatgaaggtcgttagaaaggtagtccctgttatgaggccaatgaaggtcgttagaaaggtagtccctgttATGAGGCCAATGagggtcgttagaaaggtagtccctgctgtgaggccaatgaaggtcgttagaaaggtagtccctgttATGAGGCCAATGagggtcgttagaaaggtagtccctgctgtgaggccaatgaaggtcgttagaaaggtagtccctgttatgaggccaatgaaggtcgttagaaaggGTGTGCCCTCGGTGAGACAAGGAAAAGTCTTCGTTGTGCATCGAGTTGTTGAATACGTCACCCCTTCGGTGGTAACAAAAAGATTCCCCGTTGTGACACAGAAGAAGGTTCTTGCAAAGGTTCCCCCTACGGTGACAGAAGGAAACATCCCCGTTGTTACAGAAAAGAAAGTTACTGAGAATCTTATCCCCtctgtgacagaaggaaaagtgcCGGTTGTGACAACTGAGAAGGTTGctgagcaggctgccccttcggcaACAGAAGAGATCGTCAGTGTCCCCAAGGAGCAAGAAAATGTCCCTGTCATGACAGAAAAAGAG gctgagaatcttatcccctctgtgacagaaggaaaagttccgGTTGCGACAACAGAGAAG GTTGctgagcaggctgccccttcggcaACAGAAGAGATCGTCAGTGTCCCCAAGATGCAAGAAAATGTCCCTGTCGTAAcagaagaaaaggctgagaatcttatcccctctgtgacagaaggaaaagttccgGTTGCGACAACAGAGAAGGTTGctgagcaggctgccccttcggcaACAGAAGAGATCGTCAGTGTCCCCAAGATGCAAGAAAATGTCCCTGTCGTAAcagaagaaaaggctgagaatcttatcccctctgtgacagaaggaaaagttccgGTTGCGACAACAGAGAAGGTTGctgagcaggctgccccttcggcaACAGAAGAGATCGTCAGTGTCCCCAAGATGCAAGAAAATGTCCCTGTCGTAAcagaagaaaaggctgagaatcttatcccctctgtgacagaaggaaaagtgccggtagtccctcaacaggagaTTGTTGACAAGGTTGCCCCTTcggcgacagaagaaaaagttcctgttgtggtAAAAGAGAAAGtcattgaacaggctgccccacaagaaagggttattgaaaaggTTCCCCCTGcggcgacagaagaaaaagttcctgtcgCGGTCAAAGAGAAAGTTAGTGAACAGGCAGCCCCTTCGGggacagaagagattgtcactgttcccaaagagcaagaacaagtccctgttgtaacagaggaaaaggtcgTTGAATAG
- the LOC127003553 gene encoding titin-like isoform X29 — protein MKVVRKVVPVMRPMRVVRKVVPVMRPMRVVRKVVPVMRPMRVVRKVVPVMRPMRVVRKVVPAVRPMKVVRKVVPVMRPMKVVRKGVPSVRQGKVFVVHRVVEYVTPSVVTKRFPVVTQKKVLAKVPPTVTEGNIPVVTEKKVTENLIPSVTEGKVPVVTTEKVAEQAAPSATEEIVSVPKEQENVPVMTEKEVENLIPSVTEGKVPVVPQQEIVDKVAPSATEEIVSVPKMQENVPVVTEEKAENLIPSVTEGKVPVATTEKVAEQAAPSATEEIVSVPKMQENVSVVTEEKAENLIPSVTEGKVPVATTEKVAEQAAPSATEEIVSVPKMQENVPVVTEEKAENLIPSVTEGKVPVATTEKVAEQAAPSATEEIVSVPKMQENVPVVTEEKAENLIPSVTEGKVPVATTEKVAEQAAPSATEEIVSVPKMQENVPVVTEEKAENLIPSVTEGKVPVATTEKVAEQAAPSATEEIVSVPKMQENVPVVTEEKAENLIPSVTEGKVPVATTEKVAEQAAPSATEEIVSVPKMQENVPVVTEEKAENLIPSVTEGKVPVVPQQEIVDKVAPSATEEKVPVVVKEKVIEQAAPQERVIEKVPPAATEEKVPVAVKEKVSEQAAPSGTEEIVTVPKEQEQVPVVTEEKVVE, from the exons atgaaggtcgttagaaag gtagtccctgttATGAGGCCAATGagggtcgttagaaaggtagtccctgttATGAGGCCAATGagggtcgttagaaaggtagtccctgttATGAGGCCAATGagggtcgttagaaag gtagtccctgttATGAGGCCAATGagggtcgttagaaaggtagtccctgctgtgaggccaatgaaggtcgttagaaaggtagtccctgttatgaggccaatgaaggtcgttagaaaggGTGTGCCCTCGGTGAGACAAGGAAAAGTCTTCGTTGTGCATCGAGTTGTTGAATACGTCACCCCTTCGGTGGTAACAAAAAGATTCCCCGTTGTGACACAGAAGAAGGTTCTTGCAAAGGTTCCCCCTACGGTGACAGAAGGAAACATCCCCGTTGTTACAGAAAAGAAAGTTACTGAGAATCTTATCCCCtctgtgacagaaggaaaagtgcCGGTTGTGACAACTGAGAAGGTTGctgagcaggctgccccttcggcaACAGAAGAGATCGTCAGTGTCCCCAAGGAGCAAGAAAATGTCCCTGTCATGACAGAAAAAGAGGTTGAGAATCTTATCCCCtctgtgacagaaggaaaagtaccggtagtccctcaacaggagaTTGTTGACAAGGTTGCCCCTTCGGCGACAGAAGAGATCGTCAGTGTCCCCAAGATGCAAGAAAATGTCCCTGTCGTAAcagaagaaaaggctgagaatcttatcccctctgtgacagaaggaaaagttccgGTTGCGACAACAGAGAAGGTTGctgagcaggctgccccttcggcaACAGAAGAGATCGTCAGTGTCCCCAAGATGCAAGAAAATGTCTCTGTCGTAAcagaagaaaaggctgagaatcttatcccctctgtgacagaaggaaaagttccgGTTGCGACAACAGAGAAGGTTGctgagcaggctgccccttcggcaACAGAAGAGATCGTCAGTGTCCCCAAGATGCAAGAAAATGTCCCTGTCGTAAcagaagaaaaggctgagaatcttatcccctctgtgacagaaggaaaagttccgGTTGCGACAACAGAGAAGGTTGctgagcaggctgccccttcggcgACAGAAGAGATCGTCAGTGTCCCCAAGATGCAAGAAAATGTCCCTGTCGTAAcagaagaaaaggctgagaatcttatcccctctgtgacagaaggaaaagttccgGTTGCGACAACAGAGAAG GTTGctgagcaggctgccccttcggcaACAGAAGAGATCGTCAGTGTCCCCAAGATGCAAGAAAATGTCCCTGTCGTAAcagaagaaaaggctgagaatcttatcccctctgtgacagaaggaaaagttccgGTTGCGACAACAGAGAAGGTTGctgagcaggctgccccttcggcaACAGAAGAGATCGTCAGTGTCCCCAAGATGCAAGAAAATGTCCCTGTCGTAAcagaagaaaaggctgagaatcttatcccctctgtgacagaaggaaaagttccgGTTGCGACAACAGAGAAGGTTGctgagcaggctgccccttcggcaACAGAAGAGATCGTCAGTGTCCCCAAGATGCAAGAAAATGTCCCTGTCGTAAcagaagaaaaggctgagaatcttatcccctctgtgacagaaggaaaagtgccggtagtccctcaacaggagaTTGTTGACAAGGTTGCCCCTTcggcgacagaagaaaaagttcctgttgtggtAAAAGAGAAAGtcattgaacaggctgccccacaagaaagggttattgaaaaggTTCCCCCTGcggcgacagaagaaaaagttcctgtcgCGGTCAAAGAGAAAGTTAGTGAACAGGCAGCCCCTTCGGggacagaagagattgtcactgttcccaaagagcaagaacaagtccctgttgtaacagaggaaaaggtcgTTGAATAG
- the LOC127003553 gene encoding titin-like isoform X3, with translation MRPMRVVRKVVPVMRPMRVVRKVVPVMRPMRVVRKVVPAVRPMKVVRKVVPVMRPMKVVRKVVPVMRPMRVVRKVVPVMRPMRVVRKVVPAVRPMKVVRKVVPVMRPMKVVRKGVPSVRQGKVFVVHRVVEYVTPSVVTKRFPVVTQKKVLAKVPPTVTEGNIPVVTEKKVTENLIPSVTEGKVPVVTTEKVAEQAAPSATEEIVSVPKEQENVPVMTEKEVENLIPSVTEGKVPVVPQQEIVDKVAPSATEEIVSVPKMQENVPVVTEEKAENLIPSVTEGKVPVATTEKVAEQAAPSATEEIVSVPKMQENVSVVTEEKAENLIPSVTEGKVPVATTEKVAEQAAPSATEEIVSVPKMQENVPVVTEEKAENLIPSVTEGKVPVATTEKVAEQAAPSATEEIVSVPKMQENVPVVTEEKAENLIPSVTEGKVPVATTEKVAEQAAPSATEEIVSVPKMQENVPVVTEEKAENLIPSVTEGKVPVATTEKVAEQAAPSATEEIVSVPKMQENVPVVTEEKAENLIPSVTEGKVPVATTEKVAEQAAPSATEEIVSVPKMQENVPVVTEEKAENLIPSVTEGKVPVVPQQEIVDKVAPSATEEKVPVVVKEKVIEQAAPQERVIEKVPPAATEEKVPVAVKEKVSEQAAPSGTEEIVTVPKEQEQVPVVTEEKVVE, from the exons ATGAGGCCAATGagggtcgttagaaaggtagtccctgttATGAGGCCAATGagggtcgttagaaaggtagtccctgttATGAGGCCAATGagggtcgttagaaaggtagtccctgctgtgaggccaatgaaggtcgttagaaaggtagtccctgttatgaggccaatgaaggtcgttagaaaggtagtccctgttATGAGGCCAATGagggtcgttagaaag gtagtccctgttATGAGGCCAATGagggtcgttagaaaggtagtccctgctgtgaggccaatgaaggtcgttagaaaggtagtccctgttatgaggccaatgaaggtcgttagaaaggGTGTGCCCTCGGTGAGACAAGGAAAAGTCTTCGTTGTGCATCGAGTTGTTGAATACGTCACCCCTTCGGTGGTAACAAAAAGATTCCCCGTTGTGACACAGAAGAAGGTTCTTGCAAAGGTTCCCCCTACGGTGACAGAAGGAAACATCCCCGTTGTTACAGAAAAGAAAGTTACTGAGAATCTTATCCCCtctgtgacagaaggaaaagtgcCGGTTGTGACAACTGAGAAGGTTGctgagcaggctgccccttcggcaACAGAAGAGATCGTCAGTGTCCCCAAGGAGCAAGAAAATGTCCCTGTCATGACAGAAAAAGAGGTTGAGAATCTTATCCCCtctgtgacagaaggaaaagtaccggtagtccctcaacaggagaTTGTTGACAAGGTTGCCCCTTCGGCGACAGAAGAGATCGTCAGTGTCCCCAAGATGCAAGAAAATGTCCCTGTCGTAAcagaagaaaaggctgagaatcttatcccctctgtgacagaaggaaaagttccgGTTGCGACAACAGAGAAGGTTGctgagcaggctgccccttcggcaACAGAAGAGATCGTCAGTGTCCCCAAGATGCAAGAAAATGTCTCTGTCGTAAcagaagaaaaggctgagaatcttatcccctctgtgacagaaggaaaagttccgGTTGCGACAACAGAGAAGGTTGctgagcaggctgccccttcggcaACAGAAGAGATCGTCAGTGTCCCCAAGATGCAAGAAAATGTCCCTGTCGTAAcagaagaaaaggctgagaatcttatcccctctgtgacagaaggaaaagttccgGTTGCGACAACAGAGAAGGTTGctgagcaggctgccccttcggcgACAGAAGAGATCGTCAGTGTCCCCAAGATGCAAGAAAATGTCCCTGTCGTAAcagaagaaaaggctgagaatcttatcccctctgtgacagaaggaaaagttccgGTTGCGACAACAGAGAAG GTTGctgagcaggctgccccttcggcaACAGAAGAGATCGTCAGTGTCCCCAAGATGCAAGAAAATGTCCCTGTCGTAAcagaagaaaaggctgagaatcttatcccctctgtgacagaaggaaaagttccgGTTGCGACAACAGAGAAGGTTGctgagcaggctgccccttcggcaACAGAAGAGATCGTCAGTGTCCCCAAGATGCAAGAAAATGTCCCTGTCGTAAcagaagaaaaggctgagaatcttatcccctctgtgacagaaggaaaagttccgGTTGCGACAACAGAGAAGGTTGctgagcaggctgccccttcggcaACAGAAGAGATCGTCAGTGTCCCCAAGATGCAAGAAAATGTCCCTGTCGTAAcagaagaaaaggctgagaatcttatcccctctgtgacagaaggaaaagtgccggtagtccctcaacaggagaTTGTTGACAAGGTTGCCCCTTcggcgacagaagaaaaagttcctgttgtggtAAAAGAGAAAGtcattgaacaggctgccccacaagaaagggttattgaaaaggTTCCCCCTGcggcgacagaagaaaaagttcctgtcgCGGTCAAAGAGAAAGTTAGTGAACAGGCAGCCCCTTCGGggacagaagagattgtcactgttcccaaagagcaagaacaagtccctgttgtaacagaggaaaaggtcgTTGAATAG